The sequence below is a genomic window from Acidilobus saccharovorans 345-15.
CCTGGCGACAGGCAACTGGACCGGCAACAGGACTGGAGTGAGCCAGGCGCTTGACAGGACCAACTGGATGAGCCTGCTCAGCCACCTGAGGAGGGTCATATCACCGCTGAGCAGAGGGGAGTCGAACTTTGAGGCCAGGGACCTGCATGGAACTCACTGGGGAAGGCTTTGCCCGTTCGAGACGCCGGAGGGCATAAACTGTGGCCTGGTCAAGAATTTGGCCATGACGGCCTATATATCGGTTGGCGTTAACGAGCAGCATGTGAAGAACATACTAATGAGCATGGACTTGATACCTCTGGACGATGCAATTAAGGAGATAGCAAGCGGTGAGCCTGAAGCCATAGAGAAGTACACTAACATGGCCAAGGTGTTCCTCAACGGTAAGCCCATAGGCTACGTTCAGGACGGCGCGGAGCTGCGCAGAAAGCTTATAGCTATGAGGAGGTCAGGAAGCTTAAGCTATGAGGTGAGCGTCGCCTACATAGAGCAGGGCGGCATCAAGGAGGTTTACATAAACACCGATGAAGGTAGGTTGATGAGGCCCGTCATAGTTGTCGAGAACGGCAAGCCAAAGCTGACGAAAGAGATGGTCGAGAAGGTTAAGCGCGGCGAGATGTCCTTCTGGGACCTGGTGAGAAACGGCGTTATAGAGTTCCTGGACCCTGACGAGGAGGAGAACGCCTATGTTGCCGAGTCCCCCGAGGAGGTGACCCCTGAGCACACCCACCTGGAGATGTGGACGCCAGGCATATTCAGCGTGGTCACGTCAATAACCCCGTTCTTGGAGCACAACCAGAGCCCGAGGAACACCTACCAGGCGGCCATGGCAAAGCAGGCCCTAGGCCTTTATGCGCTGAACTACCAGTACCGCATGGACAGCCACGCCTACCTGCTTCACTACCCGCAGAAGCCTATAGTTCAGACGAGGTCGCTTGAGGAGATAGGCTATAATGATAGGCCCTCGGGGCAGAACTTCATTGTTGCAATAATGCCCTACATGGGCTACAACATGGAGGACGCAATAATAATGAATAAGACAAGCGTCGATTATGGCCTTGGAAGGGCTCACTTCTTTAGGGTATATACAGTCATGGAAAACACCTATGCTGGTGGCCTTAAGGACACCATAACTGTCCCCTCACCAAAGCTTTATGATCATAAGGGAGATCAGTATTACACCAAGCTAGGTCCAGATGGAATCATAGAGCCTGAGGTTGAGGTTGATGGCGGAGACGTGCTTGTAGGCAGGGAGAGCCCGCCAAGGTTCCTCGGCGAGGAGCGCGTTATGAGCCTAGGAACCTTAACCAAGAGGGACACGAGCGTGCAGCTGAGGTATGGGGAGCACGGCGTAGTAGATACAGTGCTCATAACTCAGACCACCGACAGGAACCTGCTGGTGAAGGTAAAGGTCAGGGACCTGAGGATACCTGAACTTGGCGATAAGTTCGCAAGCAGACATGGACAGAAGGGAGTCGTTGGCATGCTTTACCCCAAGTACGACATGCCTTACACCGAAGACGGCATAGTCCCTGACATTATAATTAACCCGCACGGAATACCTTCACGTATGACCGTGGGACAGATACTTGAGCTCATAACGGGTAAGGCTGCAGCCATGGAAGCTAGGTATGTTGATGGCACACCGTTCTATAAGGATGACGTTGATCAGTATAAGATCATACTAATTAAACATGGTTACAGCCCTGACGGAACAGAAGTTATGTATGACGGCCGTACAGGCCAGCTGCTTGAGACGCCGATTTCCATAGGTGTAGTCTTCTATCAGAGGCTGTACCACATGGTAGCCGACAAGATGCACGCCAGGGCTACAGGTAAGGTGCAGCTCCTCACAAGGCAGCCTACAGAGGGCAAGGCCAGGCAGGGAGGTCTAAGGTTCGGAGAGATGGAGAGGGACTGCCTCGTAGGTCACGGAGCAACCATGCTGCTAAGGGACAGGATGCTCGACGGCAGCGACGCCTACACAATGTATGTCTGCACGCTGTGCGGTCACGTAGCTTGGTACAACAGCAGGAAGAACGTATATGAGTGCCCGATACACGGTGAGAACGGTGACATAAAGCCCGTGAAGGTGCCTTACGCGTTTAAGCTGTTCCTGCAGGAGATCATGAGCATGGGAATTAAGCCCAGGATTGAAGTCTCTGACAGGATCTCGCTCCTGGACAGGATCTCGCAGGCTGGCATGTCTAAGCTAAGCGCCGCCACTAATGGAAACCAGGGTAACAATGACAAGAGTAACGGCAATGGAAGCTCTTCGTGAGGTGACAGGCCATGTCGTACAGCCCGGGCGAGGAGCGCGAGAGGTACACAATTAGCGGCATAAGGTTCAGCCTCCTGAGCCCTCGCGAGATCAGGGAGATGGCCAAGGTAACTGTGATAAGACCAGAGATATACGAGGTTGACGGCTCCCCAGTAATGGGAGGGCTCAGGGACCCGCACTTCGGCGCTATAGAGCCTGGTGAGAGGTGCCCCGTCTGCGGCAACACTAGGCAGGACTGCCCTGGGCACTTCGGTAAAATAGACCTTGCCAGGCCTGTGGTGCTCCCGCACCTTGGAGACAAGATCTACCAGCTGCTGCAGTCAACGTGCAGGAGCTGCGGAAGGATACTTATCCCGCCCCAGAAGGCGGCGTACATGCTAGGCATATATAGGAGGCTCAGGGAGAAGTGGCCACTGCTCGCTGACATATTTGTAGAGGAGGTGATAAAGGAGGCGTCCTCTGCCACCGAGTGCCCGCACTGCGGCGCCAAGCAGTACAAGATAAAGTTCATCAAACCGTATAACTTCTATGAGGTTAGACCTGAGGGCGAGGTAAGGCTAACGCCAAGCGACGTCAGGGAGAGGCTGGAGAAAATACCAGATGATGATGTGGAGCTGTTGGGCTGGGACCCCAAGTCGGCCAGGCCCGAGTGGGCCGTCCTCACTGTGCTGCCCGTGCCACCGCTCTCGGTGAGGCCCTCAATAACTATGGAGAGCGGTTCAAGGGCTGAGGACGACCTGACTCACGCGCTTGCGGAGATAGTTAGACAGAACGAGAGGCTCAAGAACTTCATCTCATCCAGCGCTCCGGAGTCGATGATAGAGGAGGCCTGGCAGGCGCTTCAGAACGTGATAGCGGCATATATAGACAACGAACTGCCGAACATCTACCAGCTCTCGCACAGGGGCAGAAAACAGCTCAAGACGTTGGCACAGAGGCTCAAGGGCAAGGAGGGCAGGCTGAGGGGCAACTTAAACGGCAAGAGGGTTAACTTCTCTTCAAGGACTGTGATATCTCCAGACCCACTGATAAGTATTAACGAGGTAGGCGTCCCAATAGAGGTAGCAAAGATACTGACAGTGCCTATGGTAGTTACGAAGTTCAACATAGAGGAGGCCAGGAAGTACGTCCTGAACGGCCCCTACCAGTGGCCAGGCGCCACCATAGTGTACAAGAAGAGGGAGGGGGTTAAGCTGGACCTGAGGTACCAGCGCAACCTGAGGCAGTTAGCGGAGAGCCTCGAGGTAGGTGATATTGTTGAAAGGCACCTGATAGATGGCGACATAGTGCTCTTCAACAGGCAGCCCAGCCTTCACAGGATGTCAATAATGGGTCATAAGGTAAGGGTTATGCCCGGTAGGACGTTTAGGCTCAACCTACTGGTGTGCGCGCCTTACAACGCCGACTTTGACGGTGACGAGATGAACCTGCACGTGCCAAGGCTCGAGGAGGCCCGCGCGGAGGCCTTGAACCTGCTGCTGGTGGAGAACCACATACTGACCCCGAGATACGGCGGGCCTATAATAGGCGGAAGGCAGGACTACATAAGCGGCGCGTATCTGCTCACCGTTAAAACTACATTGTTTGATAGAGAAGCCGTGGGCAGGCTGTTAGCAGCGGCGAGTTACAGCGGCGAGCTGCCGGAGCCAGCAATACTTAAGCCAAGGCCTCTGTGGACTGGCAAGCAGCTGGTCAGCCTCTTCCTGCCAAGCGACTTCAACTTCAGCGGCCGGGCGAAGATAAACGCTGGGGACCTCAAGTGTGACGGAGAAGACTGCTTCTTCGACTCATATGTAGTGATAAGGAGAGGGAGGCTCCTGGAGGGCGTGTTCGACAAGAACACCATAGGTGCTGAGCAGCCGGAGAGCGTGCTCCACTACATAGCGTTGGAGTATGGCAACGCAGCCGCAAGGCAGTTGCTTGACACCATGTATAGGATGTTCATAAGAATGCTGGAGCTCAGGGGCTTCAGCATATCGATAAGCGACATAGAGATACCTAAGGAGGCCAGAGACAAGATAGCTAAGATGACCGAGGAGGCTAAGGAGGACGTCATGAAGTTAATAGAGCAGTATAGGAACGGAACTCTTGAGATAATACC
It includes:
- a CDS encoding DNA-directed RNA polymerase subunit B, which translates into the protein MTSEQLTKDDLWIVFRQYIRETGLARQHLDSYNAFVTERMQEIVDSFGEIRPLYKQVSRRREAAPEEGPDIKIVLGKIRIGEPQVKEADGNLRRKDVTPLEARLRNFTYSAPLFLQMKLVENGTEVYSDEVKVGDFPIMVKSVIDPLSKASYRELLEAGEDPNDPGGYFIINGSERVVVAQEDLAVNRIIVGVSTANTAKITHSAKTVSTILGLRRQVIVDRMSDGSLEVSMSRLNYRIPFIVMMKALGLEKDAEIAAAVSPDPDVQRELLPSFEKVSAAIRTKEDALEFLGNRIATGQPREIRIQRAEEFIDTQFLPHIGLTPADRLAKAYFLGEMANRVLQLYLGKRQEDDKDHLANKRLRLAGDLIAEIFRDAFQQLATLIASELEEYISQHRKVRDLRSLVRPDIITERVRAALATGNWTGNRTGVSQALDRTNWMSLLSHLRRVISPLSRGESNFEARDLHGTHWGRLCPFETPEGINCGLVKNLAMTAYISVGVNEQHVKNILMSMDLIPLDDAIKEIASGEPEAIEKYTNMAKVFLNGKPIGYVQDGAELRRKLIAMRRSGSLSYEVSVAYIEQGGIKEVYINTDEGRLMRPVIVVENGKPKLTKEMVEKVKRGEMSFWDLVRNGVIEFLDPDEEENAYVAESPEEVTPEHTHLEMWTPGIFSVVTSITPFLEHNQSPRNTYQAAMAKQALGLYALNYQYRMDSHAYLLHYPQKPIVQTRSLEEIGYNDRPSGQNFIVAIMPYMGYNMEDAIIMNKTSVDYGLGRAHFFRVYTVMENTYAGGLKDTITVPSPKLYDHKGDQYYTKLGPDGIIEPEVEVDGGDVLVGRESPPRFLGEERVMSLGTLTKRDTSVQLRYGEHGVVDTVLITQTTDRNLLVKVKVRDLRIPELGDKFASRHGQKGVVGMLYPKYDMPYTEDGIVPDIIINPHGIPSRMTVGQILELITGKAAAMEARYVDGTPFYKDDVDQYKIILIKHGYSPDGTEVMYDGRTGQLLETPISIGVVFYQRLYHMVADKMHARATGKVQLLTRQPTEGKARQGGLRFGEMERDCLVGHGATMLLRDRMLDGSDAYTMYVCTLCGHVAWYNSRKNVYECPIHGENGDIKPVKVPYAFKLFLQEIMSMGIKPRIEVSDRISLLDRISQAGMSKLSAATNGNQGNNDKSNGNGSSS
- the rpoA1 gene encoding DNA-directed RNA polymerase subunit A', with amino-acid sequence MSYSPGEERERYTISGIRFSLLSPREIREMAKVTVIRPEIYEVDGSPVMGGLRDPHFGAIEPGERCPVCGNTRQDCPGHFGKIDLARPVVLPHLGDKIYQLLQSTCRSCGRILIPPQKAAYMLGIYRRLREKWPLLADIFVEEVIKEASSATECPHCGAKQYKIKFIKPYNFYEVRPEGEVRLTPSDVRERLEKIPDDDVELLGWDPKSARPEWAVLTVLPVPPLSVRPSITMESGSRAEDDLTHALAEIVRQNERLKNFISSSAPESMIEEAWQALQNVIAAYIDNELPNIYQLSHRGRKQLKTLAQRLKGKEGRLRGNLNGKRVNFSSRTVISPDPLISINEVGVPIEVAKILTVPMVVTKFNIEEARKYVLNGPYQWPGATIVYKKREGVKLDLRYQRNLRQLAESLEVGDIVERHLIDGDIVLFNRQPSLHRMSIMGHKVRVMPGRTFRLNLLVCAPYNADFDGDEMNLHVPRLEEARAEALNLLLVENHILTPRYGGPIIGGRQDYISGAYLLTVKTTLFDREAVGRLLAAASYSGELPEPAILKPRPLWTGKQLVSLFLPSDFNFSGRAKINAGDLKCDGEDCFFDSYVVIRRGRLLEGVFDKNTIGAEQPESVLHYIALEYGNAAARQLLDTMYRMFIRMLELRGFSISISDIEIPKEARDKIAKMTEEAKEDVMKLIEQYRNGTLEIIPGRTLEESLELKIIQRLQKLRDDAGKTAIGYMNPFNNAFIMARTGARGSDINITQMAAMLGQQTVRGRRIVRGFRTRTLPHFRPGDLSPEARGFVVSNFRDGLKPHEVFFHAAGGREGLVDTALKTSQSGYMQRRLINALQDLHVAYDGTVRDSQDNIIQFRYGEDGVDPQKTYHGKAVNVDRLIEKVKQGGA